tTCTAATTTAAGATATGAATGCATTTTTTGAGATGTGTGCTCGGTCACTGCCCACGAACACGTGGACGTTTGAGGGGTCAGATTTGCCAACTCCGGTTGTAGATGCTTTCATGGACCCAACCCAAAATCTATTGGCGCAAAGAAGCGTCGTGATCAGTCCGAGTGGAATGCGGTAGGATGCGGGAGCCCCATCACACAGACGAGAATCGTATCCGAGTCGCTCCATACACACCACCCCGTTGGCGTCGGAATCTTCCTCCGCCGGGCGTGTCTATCTATCAATCCATATCCAGAATTCCAGATGCTACTAGCACTAACCCTAATCATCCCAAAACAGCCCGTGTGCGCCCCTCGCCCGCCCTAATGATCGACCCATGCATGCGTGCAGACGGGAGCAGTGGTTGGGCATTAAACAAGTGATGACGAGGAGTCGGGTCGGGTCGCTCGCTCAAGTGGACGCGATCGATCATGGGATGGTAGCCGGCCAGCCGCTAGCCCCCCCGGAACCGAAAACATTGGCTCCGCCGGGATCGCCGGGCCGACGGACGGAGCACTCGAGCGGGTATAAATGCGCGTCCGGGCTCGTATCCTCCGCCATAAAGACGCGGAAAGATACTCGCTCGCAGGCAGGCAGCCGCGCCGCGCAGCAGAAAATGAACCCCGCGGCGCCCGTGCGCGCAcgccggccggccggctggctggctgGCTCGCCGCTTTCCACACGCTTCTTTTCGTTCATTAAAGAATCTTGTAGCAGACTCACACCGCTTCTCCAATTGGATGGAGTAGAGCACCGGCGCAGTTTCGTACTATACGTATAGTTAATAATACGTAATCCTTTTGGATTTGGATCACGTCGCTGTTGAGGAAGGTCACGGGTGACAACAGGTCGTAATTACCTGCCAGAAGTGAACGCTTGAACAAATCTCTGTgattacggagggagtagtagttgaTTGATATACTACTACCACCACCACATCCGTGATCCGTTCAATGCCCGCTCTgaccaccgccgccgctcgccgcttgTTTATTCCTCGCAGTTCGCGACCCGTCAGTAAACAAAGCTCAGCTCCTCTCCTCGCAGTACATTACCTGCCGCGGCTTAGTTAATCAGGAAAGGTGTACGTTACGTAGGAGTAAAACAACAGAGCAGCCAGCAGTGAGGTCGTCGTGGGCGTGTCGGGAGCGCCCACGCCGTCGCACGCCATCAACCAGGGGCCTCTTCCTCCGTGCGCCTGCCGCCCGGAGGACTGGACGGAGGTGGCTGTCTGCCTGCCTCTCCGCGTGCGTGTGCGTGGCGTGACTGCGCGTGTGTCACTGCCGCAGCGCAATAAATAAGCAGCCCTCCGTCCCGACCCTCTCCTCTCGCCTCGTCCATGGGATGATGGGGCCGCCTTGACTTTTCGTGCCCATGTTGAGTGCCGCATCTGCGACTCCCGGCTCCTGAGACAAGCAACAAGAAAGAATCCTTCCTCCTTCCCTACTTCCCTCCCTCTTGCACCGGGCGCCGGCAATCTCCTGCGGCGTGTTTCTTGCTGGCTGGCATTGCTGGTGCGCGATGGGGAACTGCGCGGCGAGGGGGGACACGGCAGTCACggcggccggcgcgggcggcgaggacgggaagaggcggcggaggaggtggaAGGCGCCGCGGGAGGACCAGCTGGGGACGGTCCCCGGGCGGATCTTCTCCAACGACGGCCGCAGCCGCACCGCCTCCGTCTTCACGCAGCAGGGCCGCAAGGGGATCAACCAGGACGCCATGCTCATCTGGGATGTAAGCTAACAAACCACCCGAGAATCACTCCCCCTCCTCTCCGCCTCCCATTTCGAGGCGATTGGGTTGATCCGGTGCGGTCAATGGTGTTTGTTTGTGGCAGGGGttcggcggggaggaggacggcgTGCTGTGCGGGGTGTTCGACGGCCACGGGCCGCACGGCCACCTGGTAGCGCGCAGGGTGCGCGACTCGCTGCCGCTCAGGCTCATGTCCGCCGCGCGCGCCTCGCCCAAGACCGGGCTGGACATGCCGGCCGCCGCCTGGAGGAAGGCCTTCGCGCGCGCCTACAAGGCCATGGACAAGGACCTCCGCTCCCACCCCGCCCTCGACAGCTTCTGCAGCGGCAGCACCGCCGTCACCGTCCTCAAGCTCGTACGTGGCACTGGCGCCGGACATTCACATACCATGATACATCTCTCCTGCGTCCCGTCTGAGCAGAAATGTCGAATCACTTGTGTTAGTTCTGACCCCCTCTTTGTTCGTGCGCGTCTACTCACTGGCGGTCTCTGCACGCAGGGCTCGGACCTTTACATGGCCAACATCGGGGACTCGCGCGCTGTCCTAGGCTCCAGagacgccgccgccggcggcatGGCGGCTGTGCAGCTCACCGTTGACCTCAAGCCTGACGTCCCCAGTACGCCATTACACACATTTAATTTAGCTATGCTCTGCCTGCGTCATTTAGCTATGTTTCTGTGTTAACACCACCGGTCTGCGATGTCAGGCGAGGCGGAGCGGATCAAGAAGTGCAGGGGCAGGGTGTTCGCGCTGCAGGACGAGCCGGAGGTGCCGAGGGTGTGGCTCCCGTTCGACGACGCGCCGGGCCTGGCCATGGCGCGGGCGTTCGGGGACTTCtgcctcaaggactacggcgtcatcTCGGTGCCGGAGTTCTTCCACTGGCCTCTCACGGACAAGGACCAGTTCGTCATCCTCGCATCCGACGGGGTAATTACACACTTCTTTCACTCTTTTCTCCCATTCCTCTGTCCTACTATAAGACATGGTTGTTGGTCATTCCTATGTGCCCGTGCAACGGCATAGATATCTGAGTCTGTCCCAGCAAAATCTTGCCACTTTCTCGTTGTCGGAGCTACTTAAATTAGTTGCAGTGTAATGTCAATCTGTCACACTTTCGCGTTCGTGATGCACTGATTAGTCTCACATGGCGGGCCTTGAACATTCAGGGCGTCTGGTAGAAGCTCCAAGAACCTTAAGAATGATAGTACTATATACGGGCGATCAAGTCCTTTTGACTTCAAAATGCTCTAGCTTTCGGGGTTGGTTGCGTAATGTCATGGTGACAGGGGCGATGATATTAATTTCCACCATCTGTGCCTTTGTGACTTGCTGCATAAATAATGATTAGCCAGCTTAACACACTTCTTTGCTGCATCGTCACCCAGCTGCTGTCATCTGCTGTACTTCAACTCTTATATCTTAATCCAGGTTCAACTTGGCAGGACTAATTGGTTTAATCGCTGTGGCGACATCATGAGCAGTTAGAAAACTGGGTGTAGCGTAGTGACTGCTCATTGCATGACATAGAATTGATATTCTTTTGAGCTTCTTTCCTTCTCAAGATTCGATGCATCTGAATAATGTCGATTTCCAGCGGACCAGTTCGTACTAATAACTGTACTGTACTAATATAATTCTTATGGTCCATGACTCCCTGTTTGATATTTTTAGTTGTAAACTTCTGCCATTTTTTTTAGTTCATTAACTTGACGATTTGTCAATCACTTAAAAATGAATAATTTGACAATACTTACAAATTATCGGGAGACTCTGTGTGCTTCATTTTTGTGGTGTTAGGGGGCTGGCTTTGCTTGCTCTTTTTTGATCCAACCAAATTAAGGTCCAGATGTCAGCACATTTATATAATTATTATTACATTTAACGGTGTACGCATCTAGTAACTTTGAAGGCATTGCTGCGGAAGAAATCGAGTTAGTCGTAGGTGTTTTTTTTCATATCTTGTAATGGTTCATATGTGGTTGCTTCGTTATGTACTCTGCTTAATTAATAAGAACGGCTGTGTGCATCacaatgatgcagaggccggaggtttCAACCTCCTTTTGAAAAAAAGGCATCTAGTAACTCACAGAGGCCACCTTATAATGTGTCGCGACCCATCAAAGTTTAAGTGTGCACCATGGACGGCTACTGTGGTTGAGGGAGTAGTAGTAGGGGGCGCTACTTCATAGCATATCGCGTGGGGTTCTATGGGACATCATTTACTCTGGTGCTGATTTTTcctctattttttccttgttgtgTTCAGTGCATACGACGTTATGATTATTTTTCTATGCCAGTTATAGCGCTAATGTGCAtgctatctactccctccgtccaataatgtaagacgttttttgacactacactagacgttttttgacactacattatgggatggagggagtaggagACAGTGTGCATTTTGACGTTTGATGAACTACATGATAGCAAACTTATGCCTCTGTGCATTAATCAATGCAGAGGCAGGATATTATCCTCCTTTTCTAAGAGAAAAAAACATGATAGCAAGCTCACCATGTTAAAAGTTCCCTCCTCTTAATCTTGAAGACACCTTTTGCTGAGCCCCCCTCCCCCTCTCATTTTATGCACTAAACATGGATGTTAGTGTCAAATATAAACAATGTACGGTACCAAAAGCAAGATGTTGTCTTCTGTGTACCTTTGTAAGCACTGCTTAATGATTGTAGTTTGCGTGGAAGAGTTGTCAATTCTACCGATGGAATGTTCACTAAAAATGATACTTTAACAAACAGATAATCATGTCGATCATCAGTCATTGTCTTCCCAATTGTTATACAGCAGTTGCTAACTACAGGCAATCCTTTTTTTGGGTCCCCTTTTGATATTTGGCCTACTTAATTATGAATGCCTTTTAGAGTTTTCCATTTGTGTCCTGTCATCTTCTCTTGTGTGGCGCATCTCCTTTGTTTCTTTATAGTTGTACTTGAGGAAGATATACAAGCTGAACAGATACTTGGTTGGCTTTATATATATGTCTGACTAGATTGTACCGATGGAAATCATGCAGGTGTGGGATGTCCTGAGCAACCAAGAGGCTGTTGACATAGTGTCCTCATCCCCAAGTCGGTCAAAGGCGGCAAGGACTCTTGTCGAGGCAGCTAACCGTGAATGGAAAACCAAGTACCCAACATCCAGGACCGATGACTGCGCGGTCGTTTGCTTATATTTGGATGGCAAAATGGACCATGAGCGTGATTCGACCGCGTCCATGGATAACATCAGCATTGAGGATGATTCAGTCGCAGATCCTAACGAAGCGCAGGAGCAACAGGAGCCCGCCTTAACCCGCAATTTCACAGTTAGGACAGTCCCGGGGAGCGCTCAGGAGAAAGCCTTGGCGGGCGCAGACGCCAAGGTTTCCGGTGGAGCCGATGATCACAACTGGTCGGGCCTCGATGGGGTGACGCGGGTGAACTCGCTCGTTCAGCTTCCCAGGTTCTCCGAGGAGAAGGCGGTCAGTTGACGGTGAGCCGTCCGGCCATTCTAGTGTTCTTCTCCCCCCTTGTTGTTTGTTGCTCTGCGTTTAGGGTAGTGGTCAGTTGTTTCAGGGAAAATTGTAGAAATGGAACAAGCTTCTGATTTGTTGTTGTGCCTCACTGCCTGGCAATCCTTCCGTCACTGTGCTTGGAATTCGAGGTGCTGCCCTTTTGACCCCACCAAAACTGTATCACTTCCGCTTCGGTAGACCCCCTCCAACACAAAGACGGCTAAGATTGTCCCATACCCCTTTATAACGGAGGGTACGATGGGCATAACGAGGAAAAGAGGCCGCCCGCCCACGGTCCTGCCCGAAATCCTGTACATATATGAATACGGTTTTTTTTCGTCCGATCGTCCCGTCAGCCCGCAAACGTCGTCTCGACGCGCCCCCACCCCCCACGACACGAGTCAAACCGCGCGCTAATTACACACCGcggagatgcatgcatgcatggcgcgGTTATCGCCTCGGCCGCCGCGCATCGCCTGCCCTCCTCCTGCTGCGGCGCTGCACCGCTGATGCCCCCCGCTGCCGCCTGCCGCGCTGCCCCGCTAATGCCTGTCGCgctgccggcccgctgcctcctcGGCCGCTCCCCCGCTGNNNNNNNNNNNNNNNNNNNNNNNNNNNNNNNNNNNNNNNNNNNNNNNNNNNNNNNNNNNNNNNNNNNNNNNNNNNNNNNNNNNNNNNNNNNNNNNNNNNNNNNNNNNNNNNNNNNNNNNNNNNNNNNNNNNNNNNNNNNNNNNNNNNNNNNNNNNNNNNNNNNNNNNNNNNNNNNNNNNNNNNNNNNNNNNNNNNNNNNNNNNNNNNNNNNNNNNNNNNNNNNNNNNNNNNNNNNNNNNNNNNNNNNNNNNNNNNNNNNNNNNNNNNNNNNNNNNNNNNNNNNNNNNNNNNNNNNNNNNNNNNNNNNNNNNNNNNNNNNNNNNNNNNNNNNNNNNNNNNNNNNNNNNNNNNNNNNNNNNNNNNNNNNNNNNNN
This region of Triticum aestivum cultivar Chinese Spring chromosome 2D, IWGSC CS RefSeq v2.1, whole genome shotgun sequence genomic DNA includes:
- the LOC123052423 gene encoding probable protein phosphatase 2C 64, giving the protein MGNCAARGDTAVTAAGAGGEDGKRRRRRWKAPREDQLGTVPGRIFSNDGRSRTASVFTQQGRKGINQDAMLIWDGFGGEEDGVLCGVFDGHGPHGHLVARRVRDSLPLRLMSAARASPKTGLDMPAAAWRKAFARAYKAMDKDLRSHPALDSFCSGSTAVTVLKLGSDLYMANIGDSRAVLGSRDAAAGGMAAVQLTVDLKPDVPSEAERIKKCRGRVFALQDEPEVPRVWLPFDDAPGLAMARAFGDFCLKDYGVISVPEFFHWPLTDKDQFVILASDGVWDVLSNQEAVDIVSSSPSRSKAARTLVEAANREWKTKYPTSRTDDCAVVCLYLDGKMDHERDSTASMDNISIEDDSVADPNEAQEQQEPALTRNFTVRTVPGSAQEKALAGADAKVSGGADDHNWSGLDGVTRVNSLVQLPRFSEEKAVS